A stretch of the Raphanus sativus cultivar WK10039 unplaced genomic scaffold, ASM80110v3 Scaffold0585, whole genome shotgun sequence genome encodes the following:
- the LOC108807449 gene encoding plant-specific TFIIB-related protein 2, with protein sequence MDTCLDCKRVTETVIDIRTGDTICTECSLVISDHYIDDSQEWRTFANDDNSDRDPNRVGDPTNPLLKSGGIGTIIDKSASNSKNDVLHVSRAHNLVRNSEEDMIVKACKEIKRMTDGLGLVSGVEFRACEIVTKLDGDYRKRLSRQKHFVAVCAASVSTACREMNLSRTLKEISTVANGVSLKEINRASMAIRRLLESAHQAERVSSSSSCAAPQVIIKTGELVRRFCSKLDISERETKAIREAVEIAENFDIRRNPKSVLAAIIFMICQLSQTKKRHIRDIAMAAEVVENTIKSSAKDMYPCASKIIPKWYASEEEVKRLGGIIGSWDASKH encoded by the coding sequence ATGGACACTTGCTTGGACTGCAAGAGAGTCACCGAGACGGTGATCGACATAAGAACAGGCGACACAATCTGCACAGAGTGTAGCCTCGTCATCTCCGATCACTACATCGACGACAGCCAAGAATGGAGAACGTTCGCCAACGACGACAACAGTGACCGAGACCCTAACCGCGTCGGCGATCCCACCAACCCTCTTCTCAAATCCGGAGGTATAGGCACCATCATCGATAAAAGCGCCTCCAACTCCAAGAACGACGTGTTACACGTGTCCCGTGCACATAACCTCGTCAGGAACTCGGAAGAGGATATGATCGTGAAAGCGTGCAAAGAAATCAAGAGAATGACGGACGGTCTAGGTCTAGTGAGTGGTGTCGAGTTCAGGGCTTGCGAGATTGTGACCAAGTTGGACGGTGACTACAGGAAGAGACTGAGCAGACAGAAACACTTTGTCGCTGTCTGTGCGGCTTCTGTTTCGACGGCTTGTCGCGAGATGAATCTCTCGAGGACGTTGAAAGAGATCTCCACGGTGGCTAACGGTGTGAGTTTGAAAGAGATAAACAGAGCTAGTATGGCTATAAGGCGTTTGCTCGAGTCAGCTCATCAAGCGGAGAGAGTTTCTTCGTCCTCTTCTTGTGCTGCTCCTCAGGTGATTATCAAAACAGGAGAACTTGTTCGCAGGTTCTGTTCTAAACTAGACATAAGCGAAAGAGAGACAAAGGCCATTCGAGAAGCTGTTGAAATAGCTGAGAACTTCGATATTCGGAGAAACCCTAAGTCGGTTCTTGCTGctattatcttcatgatctgTCAGCTATCTCAGACCAAAAAGAGACATATTCGAGATATTGCGATGGCTGCGGAAGTTGTGGAGAACACAATCAAGAGCTCTGCTAAGGATATGTACCCTTGCGCATCGAAGATTATACCCAAATGGTATGCTTCTGAAGAGGAAGTCAAGAGGTTAGGAGGTATCATAGGATCTTGGGATGcttcaaaacattaa
- the LOC130502504 gene encoding expansin-A23-like produces the protein MNRSILSFVMLLAILVSVTDAAWEDAHATFYGDISGKETMQGACGYGDLFQQGYGLETAALSTALFNNGQTCGACFELTCVNSQWCKQNAGTIRITATNFCPPNYTPPVDIHWCNPPNKHFDLSMKMFTSIAEYKSGIVPVKFRRVKCQKRGGVRFEIKGNPYFVMVLVYNVGGAGDVNSLAIKGHKSNWISMQRNWGQNWDTGVGLVGQRLSFTVRTSDGRSLTFYDVASESWGFGQTFEAKSNFY, from the exons ATGAATCGATCAATATTGTCTTTTGTCATGTTACTGGCTATTCTTGTCTCTGTGACTGACGCTGCGTGGGAAGACGCTCACGCTACGTTTTACGGCGACATTAGCGGCAAAGAAACCATGC AAGGAGCATGTGGTTACGGAGATCTATTCCAACAAGGTTATGGCTTAGAAACGGCGGCTCTAAGCACGGCGCTCTTCAACAACGGCCAAACATGCGGTGCTTGTTTCGAGCTCACGTGTGTAAACTCACAATGGTGCAAACAAAACGCCGGTACAATCAGAATCACAGCTACCAACTTCTGCCCGCCCAATTACACCCCACCGGTTGATATCCACTGGTGCAACCCTCCTAACAAGCACTTTGATCTATCCATGAAGATGTTCACTTCCATAGCCGAGTACAAAAGTGGGATCGTTCCAGTGAAGTTCAGGAGAGTCAAGTGCCAGAAGAGAGGTGGCGTGAGGTTTGAGATTAAGGGAAACCCTTATTTCGTCATGGTTTTGGTGTATAACGTTGGAGGAGCAGGAGATGTGAATAGTCTGGCTATAAAAGGGCATAAGAGTAATTGGATCTCTATGCAGAGGAACTGGGGGCAGAATTGGGACACTGGTGTGGGTTTGGTGGGACAAAGGCTCTCGTTTACGGTGAGGACCAGTGATGGTAGGAGCTTGACGTTCTATGATGTTGCGTCGGAGTCTTGGGGGTTCGGTCAAACTTTTGAAGCGAAATCAAACTTTTATTAG